In Bacillota bacterium, the genomic window CCAGGCCTTCCTCCAATTCCTCGCCGCACAGTATTTCTACAAGTTCGCCGGATTTCCCCGAGGTCTCCATTTTGAACTGCCCGGTGATTTCATGTCCGAAATCAATAAGATAATGGCCTTCTCCAAGTTTTTTCACCTTAAAAAATTAGCTTCCTTGAAAGCATATAGATAGTTGGAAAACATCCACTTCCTGGGGAAGAATGCTCCGCCGGAAGTGAGTTCCCAGTTGGTCTTCAGTGACCCAAGCAAGGCATATAATACCGGATAAACTGTAAACAAAATTAAGTCAGTATTGAAAGGGCGCATTTTATTTTTATGAAGAAAATGCTTCCGGCAACTAAATGCTCCAAGTCTTAAGAGGCTGTAAATTCACTTCGGGGCAAATCAAACTCGCAAAATAATTTGAATAGAATTTAATAATATTTCAATGTAATTATTTTGCTCATACAGTTGATTTGCTTATCCCTCGTCGGATTAACAGGCTCTATAAGACTTTCCACAATGTTACTTTCAGCATTTTCTTCAAAATTTGAAAATGCGCCCGTATTAAAAAATGGTTATTGAGTAAAAGCATTTTCCATGGTATAATTAAATAAAGGCGATGGAGTTCGCCATAAATGCTAGTATGCTAATGACTCCTACAGATAACATGTTCTTGTTGTCTGTGGGAGTTTTTGTTTGGGGGTAGTTTATATGGATAGGCATTTTGTATATCATGAGCTTTTAGATTGCATGGAAAGTGATGGGTGTCCGATTTGCATGCTGATTAATAAAAATATAGACCGGTTTATTGATGGGTTGTTGTATGAAAGTGTAAATGATATTAAAATCAGAGATAATATTAATAAGGCAAAAGGCTTCTGCAATTATCATGCATGGCGATTACAGCAAGAAGGCGACCCGCTTGCACATTCCATCATTTATGGAGATCTGGTAAATACCGCGATTAAAGAAATCGAAAGCTTTTTAAAGGAAACCGAGGGTTTAGAAAAGGCTTATTTAAAGTTTTCTAACAGGTCTAACCACATGCTTAAACAGTTAAAGCACTCCTTGAATGGAGAGGCAGAATGCCCATTATGCAAAATGGTGGAAGAAAGTGAAAAAGTGTATATAACGTCAATGACTGAATATATCTTTGCGGATAAAGAATTTAATATAAAGTTCCAAAAAAACAGTTTCATGTGTGTGCCGCATATGTTAAAAATGCTGGAATACTGCAGTAGTTTATCTTCAATAAAAACTGTTTTAAAAATTCAGTTGGAAAGGTTTAAGGAAATGTCTGGCTATTTGAGTGAGATAAAAAGGAAATCGGATTACAGATTTTTTAATGAACCTCACAGCAGTGAGGAGAAAAAAGCATGGATTACTGCAGTAAAGCTTTGGGTTGGCGAGAAAGGAACTAATAAATAGCTGTTTGCGAAGGAGATGTATTTCAAGTGAAAAAGTACATTTATATTGGACTGGGAGGCTTCCTTGGTGCAATATCAAGGTATATTATTAAAGGAGTGACGATATATCATTATAAAGAGCACGTACCTTTAAATACCTTGATAATAAATATCACCGGCAGTTTTGTACTGGCATTGCTGCTTTCTATCGCTTTGGAAATACTTGAATTTGATGCTGACCTGCGTTTGGGAATCGCTACTGGTTTCTTAGGTGCTTATACGACCTTCTCGACACTGTGCAAAGAAACGGTGAATCTGATGATGGAAAGTAATTACTACTCAGCAATCTCCTATATAACGGTTTCTACTATGATCGGACTGGCTGCGGCATACTTTGGGATTGTCCTTGCCAGAGAAACCGTAGCAAAGCTTGTCAATAGAATGAAGAATAATTTAGAGCCGGAAGATGAGGTACTGCTGCAAAAGGAAGGGGAGACTGAGTAAATGGAATATATTTTAGTAGGTATCGGAGGAGCTTTTGGCAGTATAGCAAGATTTAGTCTGGAGAGAATTATTACACAAAAGACAAATTCATCATTGCCAATAGGTACATTCATCATTAACATAACAGGAGCGCTTTTACTTGGACTTGTCAGCGGTCTGGGAATAAACGGAAATCTGTATTTGTTGACTGCAGAAGGGTTCCTGGGTGCCTATACGACTTTTTCAACTTTTATGTTTGAGGGGTTTAACCTTTTTCAGGAGAATGAAAAATTGAATGCGTTCATATATATATTAGGTTCTTTGACTTTGGGGATTATTGGTTTTGCTGCAGGTTTAGAGACAGGCAACCTGTTAAAAGTTATATGAAGGAGGAGAATATATGAGTTTGCTGGGAAAGTGCAAAATATTAAAAATTTACATCATAAAATATTATGTTAACTAATAAAATTTGGTAATTACAGCAGCTTTTTCGCTGCTGATTGGTTTACAACTGTATTGTGCTAGTAAAATATTAGTTGGCAATATCGATAAAATAAAAAGCCTACCCTTAAAGGTAGACTCCATCACGTTCATCCTGTATAATATTAGTTGAAAGAAAAATCAAAAGACAGTATGGTGAAGTGGAATAAAACAAGCTGGAGTATTATCACCTATAGTACCTGAAGATGTTAGAAAAGTTTACTTAAACAATAAAGAGAGTATCAAATTATGAACTTGACCTGAACTTTGGAGGATTTTATGGCAAAGTTAAATCTTATAGCTACAGCTGCTTTTGGTGTTGAGGCAGTAGTAGCAAGAGAGCTTAAAAAACTTGGATATACTGAACAAACAGTAGAAAATGGAAGAATAACTTTTGCAG contains:
- the crcB gene encoding fluoride efflux transporter CrcB, with translation MKKYIYIGLGGFLGAISRYIIKGVTIYHYKEHVPLNTLIINITGSFVLALLLSIALEILEFDADLRLGIATGFLGAYTTFSTLCKETVNLMMESNYYSAISYITVSTMIGLAAAYFGIVLARETVAKLVNRMKNNLEPEDEVLLQKEGETE
- the crcB gene encoding fluoride efflux transporter CrcB, producing the protein MEYILVGIGGAFGSIARFSLERIITQKTNSSLPIGTFIINITGALLLGLVSGLGINGNLYLLTAEGFLGAYTTFSTFMFEGFNLFQENEKLNAFIYILGSLTLGIIGFAAGLETGNLLKVI